TTATTAAGACTTGAGATGGTTATCAATATAATAAAAATAAGATGAAATCCCTTATTAAGTCATGATCAAAGAATAACTTCCGCTATAAATTTCGCTAATATGTTGATTTGAATCATCAACACCCACTCAAAAGCGGAAGTAATTTTTCATTCATGCCTAAGTTAATTCCTGGTGTGATAAATTCCTTTAAGTATAACTTAAAAGGATGTAACAACATAAATAGCAATATTCAATAGATATTATAAATAGCTATAAATTAATTAATTTATTTAAAATACTTTATGTGAGGGGAATGTGCAATGACAACAAATGCAAGCACTACACCAGATGTAAATATTACACCGAATGCAAGCACTGCACCAAAGAAAAAGAACTTCTGGAAAAAAACGGGATTTATTCAGGAATTGGTAAAAAACAAGGCGATGTTTCTTATGCTTCTGCTACCATTTACTCTAGTATTTGTAAACTACTATTTACCTATGTTTGGCGTAATTATTGCCTTCAAGAATTTCAACTATAGTGATGGGTTTCTAGGCAGTCCATGGTCGGGCTTAGAAAATTTTAAGTTTCTTTTCATGTCTGATGCTGCATGGCAGATTACCAGAAACACCATTTTATACAACTTGTTTTTCATTGTATTAGGATTAATTTTTGCGGTTCTATTTGCTTTAGCTCTCAATGAATTAAGAAATAAATTTGCGGCAAGGTTATATCAGTCTATAATATTTTTACCCTACTTTCTCTCATGGGTTGTTGTAGCTTATCTTGCATTGGCCTTTCTGGACCCGAATGGATTCTTTAACAAAACCATCGTAAATATATTCAATTTACAGACCGTTGACTGGTACGCTTCACCCCAGTATTGGCCATATATATTAGTACTCATAAATCTATGGAAGAATATTGGTTACGGTATTGTCATTTACATAGCTGGAATTTCAGGCATTGACCAGGAATATTATGAAGCTGCTGTATTGGACGGTGCGAGCAAGCTGCAGCAGATAAGATATATCACAATTCCATTTTTGATTCCTTTTATGATTGTAACAGTAATTATAAACCTTGGTAATATATTCCGATCTGATTTTGGCCTTTTCTATCAGATCCCAATGCAGCAGGGACTTTTGGCACCTTCGACAGAAGTTCTGGATACTTACATATATAAAGCGTTAATTATGAGCGGGGATTTGGGCATGTCTTCGGCTGCTGGATTATACCAATCTGTTATAGGATTCTTTACAGTTTTGATAGCCAACTGGGCGGTTGGTAAAATCAGTAAGGAAAATAAGATATTCTAAATGATTGATTATCTTAAAAAATATAATTTGTGATTTGAGGGAGGAAAATATGAAGCCTAAAAAAATAAATGAATCTTTAAGCTTAAATTCCATTTCGCCTACTACCAATTTGATAATTAATGCAGCATTTATTGTTTATTGTATTTTCTGTATAGCTCCATTAATTTTGGTATTCATGGTTTCGATTACAGATCAAACATCTCTTGCAATAAATGGGTACTCCTTTTTTCCCAGCAAAACTAGTTTTGATGCATATAGATATTTATTCAATGATGTGGAGAAATTGCTAAGATCATATGGTGTTACAATTTTCACATGTGTTGTTGGTACATTTTTTTGTGTGCTGTTTACAATGTTATATGCGTATCCCATTTCAAGAAAATCATTTAAATACAGGAATTTCTTCTCCTTCTTTATGTTCTTTACCATGCTGTTTCAAGGAGGACTGGTACCTTGGTATATCATGTATACCAAATACCTGCATCTGCAGGATAATATCATTGCTTTGATCATGCCAGCGGTCATGAATGCATTTTACGTGCTGATTGCAAAGACATTTTTTACAATCAATCTACCCGACTCGGTGCTGGAAGCGGCTAGAATTGATGGTGCCAGTGAATTCAAAATATTCTACACCATTGTTATTCCGATGTCCACTCCTGTTATTGCGACAATAGCATTATTTTCATTCTTGAGTTATTGGAATGACTGGTATCTTTGTCTATTATTCATTAACGATCCTCAATACTACAATCTTCAATATTCAATGTATCAGGCACTGCGTTCCTTACAGTTCCTGACATCTTCTCTTGCATCAGCTTCAGGAAATACTACGAGTGCATTGGCAAATGTGCCTGGAGAAACTCTGCGTATGGCTATGGCGATTATCGGTATCGGACCTATTATTTTCGCATATCCCTTCTTCCAGAGATATTTTATAAAGGGTCTTACTATTGGGGCAGTAAAAGGTTGATTACAGCTTGGGCGAAAATTCGATTTTTTGTCTTTGCTGATCAATATAGAAACATTACTTTATTTTAGGGAGGTATAATAATGCTTAAAATCAAAAGGTTGGGATGTAACATTGTTTCTGCAGCTCTAGTATGCAGTGCGTTATTGTCAGGGTGTGGAAGTTCTACTTCGACCAAACCAACTGATGCAAACGCAACAGCAAACAAGTCTTCGGATAACAGCACAGTATCGAATCTGGAACCGTATGAAATCAATGCATACTTTCTTGCTCCCCAGTGCAAAGATGTAAAGCTGGTACAGGAAGAACTAAACAAACTGCTTAAGAAAAAAATCAATGCCACTATCAAACTGAATTACTATTGGTGGGATAGCTATCAGAATAAGCAGCAGATGGCAGTGGCTTCCGGTGATAAGATAGACATTATGTTTTCACCGAGCTGGTGGGGATTTAATGACTACGTGGCTAAACAGGCATGGTTACCATTGGATGAACTTGTGGCAAAACACGGGAAGGATATTATTGCCAACATCAATCCAGCATATTTGAAAGCTCCGATTGTAAATGGAAAGCTCTATGCAATTCCGACTGCGAAGGATATGTTCGGAACCGGCGGATTTATATTTAATAAGGAACTGGTGGACAAATACAATTTTGATATAGACTCTATTTCTAAGCCTGAAGACATAGAGCCATGGCTTAAGATTATCAAGGAAAAAGAACCGGGTATAATCCCGTTTTTGTCCTCACTGGGTGACCAGCAGCAATATTTGGCACAGGATTGGCAGGTCAATGTGGGTACTGTGGATGTCCCAGTCGGCTACCAAAAAACCGATGGAGATGTTAAGATTATGAATCTTATGGAAACCGATATTGCAAAAAGAATATACAAATTGTCTCGTAGTTGGTATCAGAAGGGTTATATCAACAAGGATGTAGCAACACTGCAGGATGGAACTCCGCTAAAGAAGGCTAAGAAAGTATTTGCATGGACAGAGCAGTTGAAGCCAGGAAAAGCAGATGAATTGAAGGCACAATTTGGATATGATCTTGTTCAGGCAAATGCTTGGAAGGGCATTCAATATTTTACAACCACTCCGGATTTGACAAACTCACAGTTGGTTATTCCAAGAACATCCGATAATCCTGAAAGGGCAATGATGTTCATAAATCTGCTATTTAGTGACAAAGAGATTAAGAATCTTTTGAGTTGGGGTATTGAAAACAAGCATTACAAGAAGATTGGCGAAAACCAGATCGACTTTGCCGATGGTGTTAACGCAGACAACTCAGGTTACTACGGTCTTGCTCAGTGGTCCATGGGTGGAAGCCAGTTCTTAGATTACCTGTGGGCAAGCGAGAGTGCCGACAAGTGGCAGAAGATGGAGGAGTTTAATAACTCTGCAAAACCAATGAAAATTGTAGGGTGGACTTACGACTCCAGCAATGTAAAATCAGAAATGGCAGCACTGGCTCCGATAGGGCAGAATCAGGGACGGCCGCTTTCCCAAGGGCTGGTTGACTATGATACACAATATCCTAAGGTCAAGGCTTCTCTAGAAAAAGCAGGTATTCAGAAGGTTATCGATGATTGTCAAAAATCGATAGACGCTTTTATTGCTGCATCTAAAAAGTAATGTAAGAAATGACTAAAGTGGAAGAGTGCAGTGAAAGCAATTTCATTGCACTCTTTTTAAATGTCCTCATTAAACATGTGTTGGTAGAAGGAGGCGGGTAATAGTGGAAAAGCAAGGGTTAAATCCATATCTTCCATCATGGGAATATATTCCTGATGGAGAACCGTATGTATTTAATAACAGGGTATATGTTTATGGTTCCCATGACCGTTTTAATGGACATGTATTTTGTTTAAATGATTATGTATGTTGGTCGGCACCTGTTGAGGATTTGGCTGACTGGAGGTATGAAGGCATTATCTATAAAAAAACAGATGATCCGCTTAATCAGGACGGGAGTATGTGTCTTTATGCACCTGATATTACGGTCGGGCAGGATGGACTATATTATTTGTACTATGTTCTTGACAAGGTGCCTATTGTATCGGTAGCAGTCTGCGATAGACCGGCAGGTAAGTTTGAGTTCTATGGATATGTACACTATTCTGACGGAACACGCTTGGGTGAAAAAGAAGGTGACCAGCCTCAGTTTGATCCTGGCGTACTGACAGAAGGAGAGAAAACGTATCTATATACCGGCTTTTGTCCAGTTGGTGATAAATCTAGAAAGGGTCCAATGGTTACGGTGCTTGGACCGGATATGCTTACAATTGTGGAAGAGCCCCAATTTATAGCACCAAGTGAACCATACAGTAAAGGCAGCGGCTTTGAAGGACATGAGTTTTTTGAGGCTTCATCAATAAGAAAAAGAGGGGATACTTATTATTTTATCTATTCCTCCAT
Above is a genomic segment from Pseudobacteroides sp. containing:
- a CDS encoding ABC transporter permease; translation: MTTNASTTPDVNITPNASTAPKKKNFWKKTGFIQELVKNKAMFLMLLLPFTLVFVNYYLPMFGVIIAFKNFNYSDGFLGSPWSGLENFKFLFMSDAAWQITRNTILYNLFFIVLGLIFAVLFALALNELRNKFAARLYQSIIFLPYFLSWVVVAYLALAFLDPNGFFNKTIVNIFNLQTVDWYASPQYWPYILVLINLWKNIGYGIVIYIAGISGIDQEYYEAAVLDGASKLQQIRYITIPFLIPFMIVTVIINLGNIFRSDFGLFYQIPMQQGLLAPSTEVLDTYIYKALIMSGDLGMSSAAGLYQSVIGFFTVLIANWAVGKISKENKIF
- a CDS encoding carbohydrate ABC transporter permease, whose amino-acid sequence is MKPKKINESLSLNSISPTTNLIINAAFIVYCIFCIAPLILVFMVSITDQTSLAINGYSFFPSKTSFDAYRYLFNDVEKLLRSYGVTIFTCVVGTFFCVLFTMLYAYPISRKSFKYRNFFSFFMFFTMLFQGGLVPWYIMYTKYLHLQDNIIALIMPAVMNAFYVLIAKTFFTINLPDSVLEAARIDGASEFKIFYTIVIPMSTPVIATIALFSFLSYWNDWYLCLLFINDPQYYNLQYSMYQALRSLQFLTSSLASASGNTTSALANVPGETLRMAMAIIGIGPIIFAYPFFQRYFIKGLTIGAVKG
- a CDS encoding ABC transporter substrate-binding protein; translation: MLKIKRLGCNIVSAALVCSALLSGCGSSTSTKPTDANATANKSSDNSTVSNLEPYEINAYFLAPQCKDVKLVQEELNKLLKKKINATIKLNYYWWDSYQNKQQMAVASGDKIDIMFSPSWWGFNDYVAKQAWLPLDELVAKHGKDIIANINPAYLKAPIVNGKLYAIPTAKDMFGTGGFIFNKELVDKYNFDIDSISKPEDIEPWLKIIKEKEPGIIPFLSSLGDQQQYLAQDWQVNVGTVDVPVGYQKTDGDVKIMNLMETDIAKRIYKLSRSWYQKGYINKDVATLQDGTPLKKAKKVFAWTEQLKPGKADELKAQFGYDLVQANAWKGIQYFTTTPDLTNSQLVIPRTSDNPERAMMFINLLFSDKEIKNLLSWGIENKHYKKIGENQIDFADGVNADNSGYYGLAQWSMGGSQFLDYLWASESADKWQKMEEFNNSAKPMKIVGWTYDSSNVKSEMAALAPIGQNQGRPLSQGLVDYDTQYPKVKASLEKAGIQKVIDDCQKSIDAFIAASKK